aaaaatcCAACTCTATCTTTAGATAATGAATCAAATAACGATGCATCAGCATTATTACCTTGGGAACAATATGATGAAATGAGATCTAGAATTGATCTTTTCTGTAAACAATTATTTGCAAATGTATATCACGATTATATGAATGatggaaaaaataaaacagCTAATGATACATTAAAATCGttaaacaaattatatgataaatgGATTATGAGAATGTTTGCTATACTCAAAAATGATAAGAAAAATCAAAGATTAGCTGTTAAAGTTTCAAGcttatttaaaaatatcaaaaatatGATGCTCTCTATTAGCTTAGTAGATGATGAATATAGCACTTTACATAGTGAAATTACAAACGAATACTTAAAAAGACAAAATAAAGATGAAAATTCTAAACATTCTCaggaaaatattatttattatgaagataataaagatCATGATCAAAGACGTAGAGAAATGTATGAAAAATGTTATACTAATCAACAAAATCCATCAGAtgatgaaaagaaaaatataccTGATATTAAAAGTACTTCTcaattatatatcaatTCATCAAAAAGTTTTGttgaaaataaagaaaaaaaagaaaatggATTCTTAGATAAATTTTTTACCGGTGTTACTAAAAATCAAGCAGTTGATACTCTTTTTTCTCACGATAagaaaaatacaaaaattaaaaagaaaagtaCACTCGAAAGTTTTTTTACtgaaataaaagaaaattgATGTGTTATcatatgtttatatgttcatataaatatgaaatcTTGTCTCAAAAGTGTTGAgtaagaaaaataatacaaatgatgtatgtacatacatataatatatatatatatatatatatatatatatatatatatatatatattaaaattcattatttttaacggatatttttttttttttttttttttctaataaattttaataattatctagctatttttttttttatttatctttGGCTAGATTTTAGGAATTTCTAGCTAttctataatttttttttttttttttttcaatttttaatattattatttcgtattatttattttatatatagataattatattaacgtttcatttttaaaaaattatgatattGTGTGTGtcttcatatattttatgtgtgtatataaaattaaaatttttatttgaatatatctcattttctttatgattaaaacatataaacattaaaaaaaaaaatattatatatatataatacataaacATATAAGTTTGATAATATTGATGAATGTTATTTTAAAGAGTTTAAATTGTATAGTTTATACAAATAGTACgcacaaaaaaaaataaaaaataaaaaataatatatatatatatatatatatatataataaggaaaaataagaaaataatctgcgttttatataagaatattatcactattatatattatcacaTTAATGTGATGAAATATTctctattttatttttttttatttttattttaaatatattaatatttttatttatatcaacatattataaaaacaaaacaaatatataattttcataatattatacacGATCTGTAGCGTCTAATATATAATCTTCtccttttaattttttaatagaTAACCTCCTTACAGCATTCAACATTAATCTTTCCTTTCTTGTTTTGcaattaaaatttataatatcaaaaagttttttctctttttgCCTTCTTCGTTTAGAAGATAATGGAGATTTCCTAAAAGGacaattaatattataagcTACAGGAgctctttttttttttacaagACAACTAGTATCAGAACCAAAAAGGGTAAATGAAGAATCTTCGGGATTAACTTCATTTGAATACATGTATCCATCtatattcctttttattatttcaaaCATATCTAATTTTGAAAggttttttctttctttctcttcttcattttgttttaattcCTCATTTAACGATGtatcattattttgtttagATATATCTTTTGTATTATCTTTATCAATATCcatcatattattattattcctAATATTGTCAAGTTTTTTCTTTGCATTATTGTTATCtgtatcatttttttcatgatttatattttcatcgtttatattttgaccctttttttttttcatttcgtgcatttctttaattttatcataaaatttaattcttttttgtGTTATCGGATCAtagtatttatttataaatgatTGTAAAccattaatataaaaagaattattcttaaatttttcatgtacaatttctaatatatgaaaatatgaaaaaacatttttaaagttaaatttattttctgTAATAGCAAAATTAACATGTCTactataattatatttagcttctttttttttggatgAATACCAATAATCATATTGATTAAATTTCCTTCCaagttttttatttttataaatatctggtatattttcatattcttttaatatatttttatcatatttaaaatattcttgATTAGGATCTAGTTTACTTAATTTTTCAGTTATTACTATATAAGCACTATgcttcttttttaatttttgatatatttcattacgtatttttcctttctttattcttttttctaACGTATTTCTATacttatatttaaatttttttgtcatatataatttaaaagCATCTTTcgttttatttatatttaaaatattataagttttattattatgtgtACTTTTTGTATATGTCTTATTTAAATAAGTACCATTCATAAAGCATATAACAATAGATAAATTTGAGGAATTaagtataatttttataataattaatattgtaagttcaaataatatgtgCCACAATTTCATTCTTTTCAACTGAAATgtgtatgtataaaataaaatggtTTTATGAAgtattcatatatttaagcatttataaattttttcttttttcttatttacacatgtttatatatatatatatatattttcgGTGGATTGATTGAAACATATTCCTATTTTCTTATTCTGTTATATCTTAATTTTCAATACTTATAAAAAGCctataaaattatttggtttttatttttttctttaacattttccttttatttttctttctttttaatacattatatagtaaaaaaaaaatatatcataacaatatattcatattgtacataaaataaggctaactttttatatttccgTGCTACTTGTAATATGATAAAAGTTTTCACGTTTAAATgttcattattatctattattcaagcatataaaataaacataaacattaataaatatataaatatataaatgtataaatatataaatatatatttatttattaaacgtgaaaaagaaaatatatacacaccaaaaaaaaaaaaaaaaaaaaaaaaaaaaaaaaaaaaaaaaaaaaaaaaaaaaaaaaaaaaaaaaaaaaaaaaaaaaaaataaaaaaaaaaaaaaaaNNNNNNNNNNNNNNNNNNNNNNNNNNNNNNNNNNNNNNNNNNNNNNNNNNNNNNNNNNNNNNNNNNNNNNNNNNNNNNNNNNNNNNNNNNNNNNNNNNNNNNNNNNNNNNNNNNNNNNNNNNNNNNNNNNNNNNNNNNNNNNNNNNNNNNNNNNNNNNNNNNNNNNNNNNNNNNNNNNNNNNNNNNNNNNNNNNNNNNNNNNNNNNNNNNNNNNNNNNNNNNNNNNNNNNNatttatataataataatacaacTTTTCCTCAACTAACACgttttatgtttatttttatttttaatatttttcttttattctgtttaatttatcatataaaatattttatatttcatattttatagtttatagtttaattttttttttttttttttttttttcttaccTTAAAGgatttgaaaaaaaaaaggaaaaaattataataattcaaattatataaatatatatattaatgtaagaaaaaaatattaagaGCACTTAAATGTTTACATAACATTATAacacatataataattatgtgtattatatataattaatttatacTTCATATATAAGTATCAACAGAAACCtcattttaaaaaacaattttaataataaattgtttttttgttatcatcaattttttcatattacaaattaaataataagaatatatatatttaaaaatgattaCCCTcttaacaaaataataataataataatatatataagtaatacctataaagaaatgaaaaatgatttttagatattatacaaaattatataaacatcAATGTGCGTACAAAAATAtcttatataataaataccatatagaaaaaaaattacagtatttttatgatagtataaaaaagaataattattcaACTTTATAtggaataaaaaaaaatgatcttttaaatattaagaaaaatagTGGAGAATTTCTATTATTGTctgatatatttatgataaaacaaaataacttatttttattaaacaATGTAAGaagaaatttttattataatacaaatataataaaaagaatttataAGGATTCCttgttttattatgataaaaaatattttagtGGAAGAAGTGGGGGATTgaaacgaaaaaaaaaacgaaaAGAAGAAAGAATAGTAAATACTGGTTCAGCTAAAAGATtagaatttttttatcctaaaaaaaaaaggagaCAACGTATTGGTTTAATACAAAATAGCAGGAAAAATATTGTctatgataatattttcaaaagATTTCTtgtatatcattataaacAAGGAATACAGGTTTTTAGAAGCTTTAGctgtaaaaaaaaacgaaaTTTTGAAGCAGCTAGAAATAAAGcaataatattatctaatcaatataataaaagatttaataaacataatatgaatgatcAACAAACAAAagatacaaaaaatatacctCTCAATGTTATGGATAGTAATCTAATAgcaaaatataataatgaattaattaaacaaattaaaattattccagataaaaataaaagtgGCTATAGAGGCGTTTTTTATGAACCTTCCTATCatgcatatatatgtacatataatgAAGCAGGTGTAAGAAAATttcaaatatttaaaatacaaaataatgattatCTTGAAGCATATCATTTAGCTCTCATGTGTAGAAGATATaaactttttaaaaactACCAATTCGTTTTTCAAAGAAATAGAATAAGAAGCGGAAGAATACCACTCAAGTAGGTACTCTTTTTCTaactatttttttaatataattaaaatataaaatataacaacatatatatatatatatatatatatatatatatatttatttatttatttatttatttatttatttattttttgtttttttttttaaattaaacAGTTATCAAAATTAACACATTTAAAATTTGtttgtacatatatatataaatatatatatgtgtgtattTGTTTTTCCACAAACTGAATAtaaacacatatatattaaataaatataatatatatatatatatatatatatgtaaaaaaattttaattttattttcttttgttttattttgtttattttgttcattttttttaatcaGAATCTGATATAACATTACTCTTCTTAATCAAAACAcgatttatatattctagTAATTGATTAAACTTTTTACTTTccatattttcttttaaaaactCCAATTTATTCTTGTACTGATTTTCATCATTCATTTCTAAAACACACTTTGTACAGCTTTCTCcctaaaaaaaaaaaaaaataaaaataaataaataataaaataaataaaaaggtaaaactatatataatacatatattacaataatattacaataatattataataatattacaataatattacaaaaataatgtacatatatatatggacacatatcaaaaaaaaacataaacatataaagaAACATGTTTCTCATTTATCATACCAGTAATTTAAAGGCGggtatattattaaacaatgctaacaatatattatccattataatcataaaatTCTTAACATTTTCTTTGTAAATATCATTCCTtttcttaaaaatattttttactgCCTTAAAATAATATCTGTGTATTTCAATAGATATCATTATAAATGTAGGTAATTTCAAGAGATTAATCATACTATATAGAAATAAGTAAcaatcattattatcataattatattttgttaaattataaaaaatttgataacatatattttgtaaacTATTCACTTCCTCTTTTATcatatgtaaatatatctCCTTAAACGTATCtataaaattttctttctttaaaatatcataAACGTTATTAATCTCACTAATATGCAATAGAAAGTAATATGAAGTGGTAtctaaaatatttttgaagGATACAATAGGTTCAAGAtattctttcttttttggtatatgtaaaaatattaatagtatatatatttttgtagAATAAAAGGATACATCTTTATTTGTGTGATTAAATAATGGTTTTACAcaatttataattttaattaaaatattttttatattgatatccccattatttaatatatttgataatATCATTAATATAGTGATAGATATTTGTAAATTTATTTGtacattaatattatttaataaatcatttatTAGTAAATCAACTCtagataattttttctcagatataatatttaaaatatgaataatttgattttttaaattttcattatttaatgatTTTATAATACATGTTTGTAATTGTGGTATCAGTGGTTTCACATAATCACTTgcttttttaattattactTCAAAAgttgaaaatatataaaatttggCTTGTtcaataaatttattaGTTAAGATACGTATAAGAATACCTGATATCTTTAACATAAATGGTCtagaaatattaatatttgtatatataaataattttcttataatatcTATTGCTTTGATTTTAACATCTGTATTattagataataatattacattGGTGAACATATTCATtaaagatgaaaataatgGTTTACATAAATTCAATCCTAcaatttcatatttatcatGTGTTATGTCATTAAGATTATTATCAGtacaatatttatttataatatcatgGAATATAATAGCATAACTATAATTATCTTCTagttttttaattaattctattagatatatatatattatagatGATATTTCAAGGACATTTCTATTAATATCTACAAAAGTATAATTTGATAAAGcatttatatacatttcaATTCTTTGgatatttaataaatacatttttttatatacatatatattcttttttttatttatattttttattatatttttttgtttatctatattattaatgcTATCTTGTGTAGACGTCAAATTTTCATTTGATACTAATACAGAaatatcttcattatttattatatctaataaatattttaaaatagaTAAAATGATCTCCCGTATTTTTCCATTCTCTTCTTTATATTCCAAATATGATAACTCACTTaagttatttttatcatgaataataaaatatctttttaatttatctGCAGATTCttgtgttttttttttatcatcttcTAATTTTAAGGATTCATATGTTCTGCATAAActattatatgataaatcACTTTTACTAGAATATAATTTCAGTTCTGATAATAAGGACTCAATAAATACATCTATATTTctttcatttatatttcttagAAAATCTTTTAAACATTTTGTTATATCTTTCATATCCATATCTATTTCATAGAATGGTTCACTCCTATTCTGTGTTACATTAGAATGCTCGATATTATTATAGAATGAATTTTTTGTTGTAATGTTATTgtttttacatttttctttctcattaaatattaaagaattatttattttataatcattaatattatcattgttatatgtacattcgtttttattttcatttgtgttttcctttatattttcctttatattttcctctatattttcttttacaTGTCCATCTTTACATTGTTCCTTATTTTCTTCCTTAAAGGACGACAGAATGAAAgcataatttttaatatcaaTTTCATGTATTTCCTTCAATCTGTTTAGATTGtgtaaaattaaattaataaatatccTAATAATTTTTGGAAATATGGTTTTACTAACAGCCGTTTTAGCATAAGAAATATAGGATATCAATTTTAGTTTGCATGCATCATAAGGAGGTTTAAAAACATGATGTATTATAAAATCTAAAACTAGTTCAGTATGTACATGtaagaatattttaatacTTTTAAAATGAACATGATGTTTCGaagtaaaatatttcatacTTGTCGTTGGTGTTTCAAGTACATTATcaaatatttcatttataatatttttcaatacTGATGaatcaatattttttaataatgatgataataatttaattttatcaGATGTATTTTGATGACATGCTAATTCTTTTatcatatgtattatattatgtatatgatttataattaaattatcatatttatttttggaaaatatttcataaaatCCTAATgatattccttttttaattgATATAAATTTTGTTGTTTTAAATTCATTTACCATGTGTTCTAAAATAGATTCTAATTGACGTGCATCTGTTTTATATACTAAATCTCCTAAGGACAATGCACTAATTAATtgtttaaaattattttttgaagaTAAATTTtgtgttattttttttaataaaattgaaCACATATCttgtaataattttttattcacaaaatttttatatatagtatatGCTGTTTGTCTtacattaatatttttatcattcttcattatacatattatagataacataaaataaaatctTTCATGTAAAgtatttaataattcaaaatcacgttcttctttattaatttgtaaattctttt
The genomic region above belongs to Plasmodium reichenowi strain SY57 chromosome 13, whole genome shotgun sequence and contains:
- a CDS encoding transcription factor with AP2 domain(s) produces the protein MIFRYYTKLYKHQCAYKNILYNKYHIEKKLQYFYDSIKKNNYSTLYGIKKNDLLNIKKNSGEFLLLSDIFMIKQNNLFLLNNVRRNFYYNTNIIKRIYKDSLFYYDKKYFSGRSGGLKRKKKRKEERIVNTGSAKRLEFFYPKKKRRQRIGLIQNSRKNIVYDNIFKRFLVYHYKQGIQVFRSFSCKKKRNFEAARNKAIILSNQYNKRFNKHNMNDQQTKDTKNIPLNVMDSNLIAKYNNELIKQIKIIPDKNKSGYRGVFYEPSYHAYICTYNEAGVRKFQIFKIQNNDYLEAYHLALMCRRYKLFKNYQFVFQRNRIRSGRIPLK
- a CDS encoding hypothetical protein (conserved Plasmodium protein, unknown function) encodes the protein MKLWHILFELTILIIIKIILNSSNLSIVICFMNGTYLNKTYTKSTHNNKTYNILNINKTKDAFKLYMTKKFKYKYRNTLEKRIKKGKIRNEIYQKLKKKHSAYIVITEKLSKLDPNQEYFKYDKNILKEYENIPDIYKNKKLGRKFNQYDYWYSSKKKEAKYNYSRHVNFAITENKFNFKNVFSYFHILEIVHEKFKNNSFYINGLQSFINKYYDPITQKRIKFYDKIKEMHEMKKKKGQNINDENINHEKNDTDNNNAKKKLDNIRNNNNMMDIDKDNTKDISKQNNDTSLNEELKQNEEEKERKNLSKLDMFEIIKRNIDGYMYSNEVNPEDSSFTLFGSDTSCLVKKKRAPVAYNINCPFRKSPLSSKRRRQKEKKLFDIINFNCKTRKERLMLNAVRRLSIKKLKGEDYILDATDRV